The DNA segment CGACACTGGCATAACGCAACAGATCCGGCCATGACATGCCGGTCGCCAGCGCGGCGGCAAAGGCGCCATGAAATGCATCGCCGGCGCCGGTGGTATCGATCGCAACGACGGTCGGTGCCGCCAACTTGCCGGTTTCCAGGCCGCGCCGCCAGATCAAGCCGTGTTCGCCCAGTGTGATGACGACGGCTGGCGACAAAGTAGCCAGAGCGGCGAGGGCGGTTTGTACGTCGCCGGCATATTGCAGTGCGAATTTTTCCGAGCAGACCAGATAATTGACCTTATCCATTAAGGCGCGCGTACCGTCATGCAGGGAACCCGCATCGAGCACCGTCGGCAGCTTGGAGTCGTTGATTTTATTTAATAATGCCAACGAAATATGCGGTTCGTGGCCGTCAAATAGGAGGACTTTGCTGGTGATGCCGGTAAAATCCAGGCTGTCGGCCGCCAAGGCTTGGGTATCGCCCTTGTAATTCAGCAGCGCGCGCTTGCCGTCGGGTTTAACCAAAATAGCCGACAGCGGAGTCGGCGAATTGCCGCGGACAAGCAAGCGGGTATCGACTCCGGACGCGGTCAGTTCGCGCAGGTGGCTGTCGCCATAAACATCCCGACCCAGATATCCGGCAAATCCAGTCTTGAATCCCAGTTTGGCCGCCGTTGCCGCCGCATTGGCGGCCGGTCCGCCGCCGCAGCCCAACAGGTTGTCGGCAAACAGTTTTTCATCCGGTGCAGGGTGATGCGGTACCGAGAAAACCAGATCGTAACTGGCATGGCCGAGGCAAAGCACGTCAAAGCTTGCGTGGTTGGAGGTCATGAATTCCCATCTCGAATTAAAAACGATGCTACCGAAAAGCGGCCAATTCAGGCAGCGGGTATTATGTCTATTTTAGCCGCGATCAGGTCGGTTGCGGCAAATCCTTGGCTCTTCTAGCGAGTTGGGCTGGGGTTGCAAGATTGTTTAATCGGGAGCTTTTGGCGATAATGCGGTTTAACTTGAAATTTTACGGTTGATTACCATGAATGAACTGATGTCGTCCGGAATAGAGCTGATGCTGATCGGCATGGGCATGGTCTTTAGTTTTCTGGCGATGTTGGTGGTCGCAATCAAGACCATGTCGTCGCTGGTTCTGCGGTTTTTCCCGGAGCTACCGAACGGACAGCATCCAGGTACTCACCACGGTGACGATCTCGGCACCATTGCCGCCATCAGCGCGGCGGTGCATCAATATCGGATCAAACATCGAAACAACGATTAAGCAAGTGTCGTGATCGATTATTAGGCATACTGGCAACACTACCCACAAGGTAAGCGTAAACCGACCCAAAAGGCATCATTAGGAGAATTAAGAGTGGCAAAGGTAAACAAACCTTTAGGAATAACGGAAGTCGTGTTACGCGACGCGCATCAATCGATTCTGGCAACCCGCTTGCGTATCGAAGACATGCTGCCGATTTGCGAGCAGCTGGACCAAATTGGCTATTGGTCCATCGAATCCTGGGGCGGTGCCACCTTTGATGCTTGCATCCGTTATCTGGGCGAGGATCCATGGGAGCGTTTGCGTCTGCTGAAAAAAGCCATGCCCAATACCCGCCAGCAAATGCTGTTCCGTGGTCAAAACATATTGGGTTATCGCCACTATGCCGACGATGTGGTGGACAAGTTTGTCGAGCGTTGCGTAATCAACGGTATCGATGTCTTTCGTATCTTCGATGCAATGAACGACATGCGCAATATCGAGCGCGCGGTCAAGGCCGTATTGAACACCGATGCCCACGCCCAGGGTACTATTTCCTACACCACCAGTCCGGTGCATACCATCGCCAAATGGGTCGAGCAGGGCCGCATCATCGAAGACATGGGCGCGCACTCGATCTGCATCAAGGACATGGCGGGACTATTGACGCCCTACCATGCATACGAACTGATCAGCAAACTGAAAAAAGCCGTTTCGATTCCGATTCATATGCAATGCCACGCCACAACCGGTTTGAGCGTCGGTACTTACATCAAGGCCGTGGAAGCCGGGCTGGATAACGCCGATACCGCGATTTCATCCCTGAGCATGACTTACGGACACAATCCGACCGAAACCATAGTCGCCAGTTTACAGGGTCAGCCTAGGGACACCGGTCTGGATTTGGTCAAGCTGGAAAAAATCGCGGCT comes from the Methylomonas sp. LL1 genome and includes:
- a CDS encoding carbohydrate kinase family protein, producing MTSNHASFDVLCLGHASYDLVFSVPHHPAPDEKLFADNLLGCGGGPAANAAATAAKLGFKTGFAGYLGRDVYGDSHLRELTASGVDTRLLVRGNSPTPLSAILVKPDGKRALLNYKGDTQALAADSLDFTGITSKVLLFDGHEPHISLALLNKINDSKLPTVLDAGSLHDGTRALMDKVNYLVCSEKFALQYAGDVQTALAALATLSPAVVITLGEHGLIWRRGLETGKLAAPTVVAIDTTGAGDAFHGAFAAALATGMSWPDLLRYASVAGAFCCTQLGARPGLPDKQQHSRLLANWPV
- a CDS encoding OadG family protein, whose translation is MNELMSSGIELMLIGMGMVFSFLAMLVVAIKTMSSLVLRFFPELPNGQHPGTHHGDDLGTIAAISAAVHQYRIKHRNND